One genomic window of Quercus robur chromosome 6, dhQueRobu3.1, whole genome shotgun sequence includes the following:
- the LOC126690289 gene encoding uncharacterized protein LOC126690289 codes for MSMARLSTENSNSELKRARIEAPLVLGFSANDKIETIQPHDDALVVTLRIGGYDVKRVLVDQGSPVEIMYLDLYKGLNLRPEDLTVYDSPLVSFEGKIVTPRGEIRLPIQISSDVVKVDFIVVDAYLPYTAIVARPWLYALEAVSSTLHQKVKYPSNGQVKEIVGNQSMARQCMVVAILHRPNMKSSALI; via the coding sequence ATGTCGATGGCTCGGCTATCAACTGAAAATAGTAATTCAGAACTAAAAAGAGCCAGAATAGAGGCCCCGTTAGTCTTGGGCTTCTCGGCCAATGATAAAATCGAAACTATCCAACCCCATgacgatgctttggtggtcacaCTCAGAATAGGGGGGTATGATGTGAAAAGAGTGTTGGTAGATCAGGGAAGCCCTGTTGAGATAATGTACCTTGACctgtacaaggggctgaatttgaGACCCGAGGACCTGACAGTGTACGATTCCCCATTAGTAAGTTTCGAGGGGAAGATAGTTACTCCAAGGGGTGAGATTAGACTGCCAATACAGATCAGTTCGGATGTGGTGAaagtggacttcattgtggtggatGCTTATTTACCTTATACGGCTATTGTGGCCAGGCCTTGGCTCTATGCTTTGGAAGCCGTTTCCTCTACCCTCCACCAGAAGGTAAAATATCCATCCAACGGCCAAGTTAAAGAGATTGTAGGGAATCAATCCATGGCTAGACAGTGCATGGTGGTTGCCATCTTGCATAGGCCCAATATGAAGTCCTCGGCGCTCATCTAG